Proteins co-encoded in one Leishmania panamensis strain MHOM/PA/94/PSC-1 chromosome 22 sequence genomic window:
- a CDS encoding hypothetical protein (TriTrypDB/GeneDB-style sysID: LpmP.22.0400), translating to MQQRERRGPVTGLLGRRSATRAVSAVAVLLLVSVSCGAAGRPCTAEDITYFYSPCDQRTSKLTVLSYLPSDVNCEPGDLVVPPPRTTSCYNCVDGYHLNPATLECAACPAGTFSSYTTRYVNFDPLPEMLMAYCSPEPCAAWSAVEDTYGTVLSSGLQPTEGRPLTPWGTIDESVESTLDFFTVVTESAGVLEFEYSISSEEAYDGLQLRLNFSLVRNPDHSIGRNRFFATGVHRDWYHASIKLPQGYTKIQFQYIKDSTGPPYGEELTGVNDRALLRNIVIRGTQKTVADMQCINCPPGYWTSTEGVGGSGASECVRCPRNTYRSAHDTQCLACPARTSSLAGATECTPMRVCAASDYIAQYGSCLSDNTRVRSWVKYEGANCVDEEGSRPMATKVECAACLPGMRHAGGQGRGVCVSCPPGEYLLGEECRLCPLGTAAIPTLLYRSGFDDLGGNVTALSGTSLSYFHCSGSARICHLAQGEGFELVAFPFDDEDNTLVGIRQLRSANCTYSLATLNYTFNAEEDGWVNITFAYVDSDGKFVDKMDWRTTMSVRLVVDEVTDYPIRNFARLPPLSDLGFYSLVVPYYVDTALPASDADPNLPGLRHRLSWIVEELAYTSNPISVVIVALEVFGDMAGGVAKCQPCRAGFSCPAGASKMTPCSPGTIQPSARAEVCEACVNNTYTPGYGFTACTRCPSSTIANADHTGCSSACVFERNHMLYNFSDLRDVVLNTTLGNIPGMNTSLSNMTIEEADEASITRFYFSPCDPLPVTDARTTSESDTAATPVTRDRLCVPSVRGRNSSSSAYVCQRTTPTNGRHFGDAVQHLGLGQHLYMLTEQGSLAALDRFSFLGGHWDYYVRPYTVAYIELQCSMENDEPRFGTLEYVGESDGEVLLRWRSAYACPLCTKDSYLKVETTCDDPNVTTRWVYYTLRTDSFSCIGGYVPPEPIIMNCTECTVESYVVRWLDCNATTKTQDGVYVLMPEYANCTPSATPLPPVTPRPCDPSSGRGDGKGGSPVREAVLLVMLVLLLAGLVVLTVYYRQLRERLARAARGEGAELDVYGGILDDMYSHDEEGEEGEEPPLSRGTAATAMHQLWGVLTGMGQHIQDAVLPNDGGGSAADASAEARSGRNGSDSAATSDGGSAHPGGGGQSLFSLAATDEDLLPGSR from the coding sequence ATGCAGcaaagggagagacgagGCCCCGTGACGGGCCTCCTGGGGAGGAGATCAGCGACTCGAGCTGTgtcagcagtggcagtgctgttgctggtgaGTGTGtcgtgcggtgctgcaggccgCCCATGTACGGCCGAGGACATCACGTACTTCTACTCGCCCTGTGATCAGCGGACAAGCAAGCTGACCGTTCTGTCCTACCTCCCTAGTGACGTGAATTGCGAACCTGGGGATCTTGTCGTGCCACCTCCGCGCACAACTTCTTGCTACAACTGCGTAGATGGTTATCACCTCAACCCAGCGACGCTTGAATGTGCTGCATGCCCCGCTGGCACCTTTTCCTCCTACACAACCCGCTACGTAAACTTCGACCCGTTGCCGGAGATGTTAATGGCCTACTGCAGCCCGGAGCCGTGCGCGGCGTGGAGCGCTGTGGAGGACACTTATGGGACGGTGCTCTCTTCGGGATTGCAGCCCACGGAGGGCCGCCCTTTGACTCCCTGGGGCACGATCGATGAGTCAGTGGAGTCCACTCTGGACTTCTTCACTGTTGTCACGGAGAGCGCCGGTGTGCTTGAGTTCGAATACTCGATTTCGTCTGAAGAGGCGTATGACGGgcttcagctgcgcctgAACTTCTCCCTTGTCAGAAACCCAGACCACAGTATCGGCAGAAACCGCTTTTTCGCCACCGGGGTGCACCGGGACTGGTATCACGCCTCTATAAAACTACCTCAGGGTTATACCAAGATCCAGTTCCAGTACATCAAGGACAGCACTGGTCCTCCCTACGGTGAGGAGCTCACCGGCGTGAATGATCGGGCGTTGTTGCGCAACATTGTCATCAGAGGTACACAGAAGACAGTGGCGGATATGCAGTGCATCAACTGTCCTCCAGGCTACTGGACGTCCACGGAGGGTGTTGGTGGTAGTGGGGCCTCTGAGTGTGTACGCTGTCCACGGAACACATACCGGTCAGCGCACGATACGCAGTGCCTCGCGTGTCCCGCACGCACCTCATCGCTTGCGGGTGCTACAGAATGCACTCccatgcgcgtgtgcgcggcgAGCGACTACATTGCGCAGTACGGCAGCTGTCTGAGCGACAACACGCGAGTGCGTAGCTGGGTCAAGTACGAAGGCGCAAACTGTGTTGACGAGGAGGGCAGTAGACCGATGGCGACCAAGGTCGAGTGTGCGGCTTGCCTGCCGGGCATGCGGCATGCAGGTGGTCAAGGTagaggtgtgtgcgtcagTTGTCCTCCAGGCGAGTACCTTCTCGGCGAGGAATGCAGGTTGTGTCCACTGGGAACGGCCGCCATACCCACGTTGTTGTACCGCAGCGGCTTTGACGACCTCGGCGGTAATGTGACGGCGCTATCGGGGACTTCGTTGTCGTACTTTCATTGCAGTGGCTCTGCTAGGATCTGCCACTTGGCGCAAGGGGAAGGGTTCGAGCTTGTGGCGTTTCCGTTCGATGATGAGGACAACACGCTGGTCGGCAttcggcagctgcgctcgGCCAATTGCACCTACTCGCTGGCCACCCTAAACTACACCTTCAacgccgaggaggacggcTGGGTGAACATCACCTTCGCGTACGTCGACTCTGACGGCAAATTCGTGGACAAGATGGATTGGCGAACAACAATGAGCGTCCGACTCGTCGTGGACGAAGTCACTGACTACCCGATCCGTAACTTTGCGAGACTACCACCGTTGAGTGACTTAGGGTTTTATTCTCTTGTGGTGCCGTATTACGTCGATACAGCGCTTCCCGCCAGTGACGCTGACCCGAACTTGCCAGGCTTGCGTCACCGCTTAAGCTGGATCGTGGAGGAGCTCGCCTACACCTCGAACCCGATCTCCGTCGTAATTGTAGCGCTGGAAGTGTTTGGCGATATGGCCGGCGGTGTGGCGAAGTGCCAGCCTTGCCGTGCTGGGTTCAGCTGCCCAGCAGGCGCGTCGAAAATGACCCCATGCTCTCCTGGTACTATACAACCCTCAGCACGCGCGGAGGTGTGCGAGGCCTGCGTGAATAACACCTACACCCCCGGCTACGGCTTCACGGCGTGCACTCGGTGCCCGAGCAGCACGATCGCAAACGCCGACCACACGGGCTGCAGCTCTGCTTGCGTCTTCGAAAGAAATCATATGCTGTACAACTTCAGCGATCTGCGCGACGTCGTCTTGAACACAACACTGGGGAACATACCTGGAATGAACACGTCCTTGTCGAACATGACGATCGAGGAGGCTGACGAGGCCAGTATAACGCGCTTTTACTTCTCTCCATGTGATCCGCTCCCCGTGACGGATGCCCGGACCACCTCCGAGAGCGACACTGCGGCCACTCCGGTCACGCGTGATCGATTGTGCGTGCCGTCGGTACGCGGCCGCAACAGCTCTTCCAGCGCGTACGTGTGTCAGCGCACAACACCCACCAACGGTCGGCATTTTGGCGACGCGGTTCAGCACCTTGGACTGGGCCAACATCTCTACATGCTCACCGAGCAGGGAAGCCTGGCTGCGTTGGACAGGTTCAGCTTCCTCGGAGGCCACTGGGACTACTATGTAAGACCGTACACTGTGGCGTATATTGAACTGCAGTGCAGTATGGAAAATGATGAGCCGCGCTTCGGCACACTGGAGTACGTCGGCGAGAGCGATGGTGAGGTTCTCCTCCGGTGGCGCTCTGCCTACGCGTGTCCACTTTGCACAAAGGACAGTTACTTAAAGGTGGAGACGACCTGCGATGACCCCAACGTAACGACGCGGTGGGTGTACTACACCTTGCGCACGGATAGCTTCAGCTGCATTGGTGGCTACGTGCCGCCGGAGCCGATCATTATGAACTGCACTGAGTGCACTGTCGAGTCCTACGTTGTGCGCTGGCTGGACTGCAACGCCACCACGAAGACACAAGATGGCGTCTACGTCCTTATGCCCGAGTACGCTAACTGCACACCAAGTGCCACGCCACTACCCCCCGTGACGCCGCGTCCGTGCGATCCATCGAGTGGTAGAGGTGACGGAAAAGGTGGCTCTCCCGTAAGGGAGGCGGTGCTCCTCGTGATGCTTGTACTCTTGCTAGCTGGACTTGTGGTGCTGACGGTGTACTACCGTCAGCTGCGGGAGCGTCTCGCACGTGCAGCACGTGGGGAGGGAGCGGAGCTGGACGTCTATGGCGGCATCTTGGACGATATGTACAGTCATGAcgaagagggtgaggaaggagaggagccGCCGTTGAGCCGCggcacagcggcaacagcgatGCATCAGCTGTGGGGCGTGCTGACGGGCATGGGCCAGCACATCCAAGATGCTGTTTTGCCcaacgacggcggtggctcCGCCGCTGATGCGTCTGCCGAGgcccgcagcggcaggaatGGCTCCGATTCTGCCGCCACTTCGGATGGCGGCAGTGCGCAtcctggcggcggtggtcagagtctcttttctctcgcggCCACCGACGAAGATCTCTTACCGGGCTCTCGGTAG
- a CDS encoding 40S ribosomal protein S15, putative (TriTrypDB/GeneDB-style sysID: LpmP.22.0410): MASNITAERYEQLKKERTFHKFTYRGLEIDPLLALSEEEFKALVHARARRHMNRHADRRPPVLLKRLREAKKHVKVGEKPKAVKTHLRDVVITPEMVGSVVAIYNGHQFNAVELKGEMIGHYLGEFSMSYRPVLHGRPGVGATHSSRFIPIK, encoded by the coding sequence ATGGCGTCCAACATCACCGCTGAGCGCTATGAGCAGCTCAAGAAGGAGCGCACGTTCCACAAGTTCACGTACCGCGGGCTCGAGATCGACCCCCTGCTCGcgctgagcgaggaggagttcaaggcgctggtgcacgcccgcgcgcgccgccacatGAACCGCCACGCGGACCGCCGCCCGCccgtgctgctgaagcgcctgcgcgaggcgaagaagcacgTGAAGGTGGGCGAGAAGCCGAAGGCGGTGAAGACGCACCTGCGCGACGTTGTGATCACACCGGAGATGGTGGggtcggtggtggcgatcTACAACGGCCACCAGTTCAACGCCGTGGAGCTCAAGGGCGAGATGATCGGTCACTACCTGGGCGAGTTCTCGATGAGCTACCGCCCGGTGCTGCACGGTCGCCCTGGTGTGGGTGCCACGCACTCCTCGCGCTTCATCCCGATCAAGTAA
- a CDS encoding hypothetical protein (TriTrypDB/GeneDB-style sysID: LpmP.22.0420), which yields MRAERLRELEDFLQQRGGQRTSIEDRHKVIQKALSLLPVVYPLLTKVVAWMRRYSEDVVATLRRAAEDKAEALKQQQKELYEQFETFFEGKIRELMRVRKQATAEAEAEHAAAFALRQERDVELLAIKEQLVERMNSCEKTEDQFRDFRHLIASVFQANQQLGLRIEQLVDTLADHNIPIPPASSEVMALQTSSDGQQSFRPRASNADGDDASRGDSECSGGRRRDGDAKFHNVPVEFMAAAKHELVKSRLTLQEELLHSAFDDRCAYRMRIAGLTQQNLDLKFNVSELEEKVRDLYTYVHEKRFVRQVDEQGDEAALTPRPREVPLALQTELGIELRHSTANILSELSTLAINMKHQLNAALLRARQLHTLSTWLDEGNEAAFSEGAVGGMLQRVSEATVIPVFSVSAWQSIPHFLRTTITPDVPNYYWTEAQAACILHNFFKAYRAIRRRARFVRDSKMLAPRTCQLFEHREVLLTRLDASKEDVAATEENVPFGYVVTQFARDVLSNLSPQNVQAELPLVLPGTVALRLPTATITSSPFNVLPGGNGSGDTKHSPGLQQTPTANERLTVEDCPWKVAVPIVELELTRFTYNMWYAAVRYQPSQPLCDLFLKLVDGQMPIETFDLMEAVLSRLRRRIECLDGAGTRRFAYSRLVKGIVRSVTDMDAKAVLRAVQAVAQAFEANHMPLYGGALDSVALFADETYCKREAFATSFEEEVALCAGSPMPDSATAEAAAKKMERTPLPSSLITREVPLPTSFTASSPPSMLPPVGATCIVRFCRHLVHDTVEGLYTRIEAVLCPLVEESEVVLGLYLLPLPRAKAALAALDDMTRQEAIHAALVGSPEAVAGSSLARVTIGRISAAAYTGMQLTAEAANLLGVRGLTHDYMNLLESRRNVVEEKRTEERHITAHMVDKAVQGLPRFKTSTHFPFHSQHVAWIGTVGELTDSNVLPKADSLLENDATLNKAAAAAGSESNISVKITQKGRKQKLTQAVVGTHRSGHVAEQHGSEKADIKARSSTHATRRRNKRIKQANLASLKGERPDSAEYSDAVRSRTAKALLAASEEGDLVEWYSLRHALRCTLPSLPWQIFQPDEPESEQEKATIAGASGPGTLPVLTASEVKAAS from the coding sequence ATGCGGGCCGAACGGCTGCGCGAGCTCGAGGATTTTCTCCAGCAACGCGGTGGGCAACGCACGTCGATAGAGGATCGGCACAAGGTTATTCAAAaggcgctctctctcctgcctgTTGTGTACCCACTTCTCACCAAGGTGGTGGCGTGGATGCGCCGTTATAGCGAGGATGTAGTCGCTAcactgcgccgcgccgccgaggacaaggcagaggcgctgaagcaacagcagaaaGAGCTGTACGAGCAGTTCGAGACATTTTTCGAAGGAAAGATACGCGAGCTCATGCGGGTGAGGAAGCAGGcaacggcggaggcggaggcggagcacgctgctgccttcgccCTGCGGCAGGAGCGAGATGTGGAACTCCTGGCGATCAAGGAGCAGCTCGTGGAGCGCATGAACAGCTGCGAGAAGACAGAGGATCAGTTCCGCGACTTTCGCCACCTCATCGCGTCTGTGTTTCAAGCAAATCAGCAGCTGGGTCTCCGCATCGAGCAGCTGGTGGACACTTTAGCGGATCACAACATCCCCATACCTCCAGCCAGCTCGGAGGTGATGGCGCTCCAGACGTCGTCGGACGGGCAGCAGTCTTTTCGACCGAGAGCTTCAAAtgccgacggcgacgatgccagccgcggcgacagcgaatGCAGCGGCGGTAGGCGGCGTGACGGGGATGCCAAGTTCCACAATGTGCCAGTGGAATTCATGGCTGCTGCGAAGCACGAACTGGTGAAATCGCGCCTGACGCTACAGGAGGAGCTGTTGCACTCCGCCTTTGATGACCGCTGCGCCTATCGCATGCGCATTGCTGGACTGACGCAGCAGAACCTCGATCTCAAGTTCAACGTCtcagagctggaggagaaagtgagggaTTTGTATACGTACGTTCACGAGAAGCGATTTGTACGGCAGGTAGATGAGCAGGGCGACGAGGCTGCCCTGACGCCGCGACCGCGCGAGGTGCCACTGGCGCTGCAAACAGAGCTCGGCATTGAGCTCCGCCACTCCACTGCCAACATTCTATCCGAGCTCTCTACCCTGGCAATCAACATGAAGCACCAGCTGAACGCGGCCCTCTTGCGTGCGCGTCAGCTGCACACGCTGTCAACGTGGCTTGATGAGGGGAATGAAGCAGCATTCAGCGAGGGCGCGGTCGGCGGCATGTTGCAGCGGGTTTCGGAAGCGACTGTTATTCCCGTGTTCTCCGTCTCTGCCTGGCAGTCGATTCCGCACTTCCtgcgcaccaccatcacccccGACGTGCCCAACTACTACTGGACGGAGGCCCAGGCTGCATGCATCCTGCACAACTTCTTCAAGGCGTACAGGGCGATCCGCCGCCGGGCACGCTTTGTACGAGACAGCAAGATGCTCGCCCCGCGCACCTGCCAACTTTTCGAACACCGTGAGGTGCTCCTGACGCGGCTGGACGCGTCCAAGGAGGATGTAGCTGCCACAGAGGAAAATGTGCCGTTCGGCTACGTTGTCACGCAGTTCGCCCGCGATGTGCTTTCGAACTTGTCCCCGCAGAATGTGCAAGCCGAGCTGCCGCTTGTGCTGCCCGGCACCGTCGCCCTTCGCTTACCTACAGCGACCATCACGTCGTCACCGTTCAACGTGCTCcccggcggcaacggcagcggtgacacTAAGCACAGCCCCGGATTACAGCAGACCCCGACAGCCAACGAGCGGCTGACAGTCGAGGACTGTCCGTGGAAGGTGGCCGTCCCTATCGTGGAGCTCGAGCTGACGCGTTTTACATACAACATGTGGTACGCAGCTGTGCGCTACCAGCCATCGCAGCCACTCTGCGATCTTTTCCTCAAGCTCGTCGATGGCCAGATGCCTATCGAGACATTCGACTTGATGGAAGCGGTGCTCAgccgactgcggcggcgaaTCGAGTGTCTGGACGGCGCCGGCACGCGTCGCTTTGCGTACTCACGGCTGGTTAAGGGAATAGTTCGATCTGTGACTGACATGGACGCTAAAGCTGTGTTGCGCGCCGTCCAGGCGGTCGCGCAGGCATTCGAGGCAAACCACATGCCCTTGTACGGTGGCGCCCTCGATTCGGTGGCGCTTTTTGCTGATGAGACGTACTGCAAGCGAGAGGCATTCGCCACCTCTTTTGAGGAAGAGGTGGCACTATGCGCCGGTAGCCCCATGCCTGACAGCGCGactgcagaagctgcggcTAAAAAGATGGAACGAACCCCACTACCGTCGTCCTTGATCACCCgcgaggtgccgctgccgacgtcTTTCacggcctcctcgccgccgtcgatGCTGCCTCCAGTAGGGGCCACCTGCATCGTACGCTTCTGCCGCCACCTTGTCCACGACACGGTCGAAGGCCTCTATACCCGCATCGAGGCTGTGCTGTGCCCGCTAGTAGAGGAGAGTGAAGTGGTGCTCGGTCTCTACTTGCTACCTCTTCCACGCGCGAAGGCAGCACTGGCCGCGCTAGACGACATGACGCGCCAAGAAGCCATTCACGCTGCCCTTGTCGGATCGCCGGAGGCGGTTGCAGGCAGCTCTCTTGCGCGTGTCACGATTGGCCGCATCTCTGCGGCGGCCTACACAGGGATGCAGCTCACGGCCGAGGCGGCTAACCTGCTCGGCGTACGAGGTTTGACACACGACTACATGAACCTGCTCGAGTCACGCAGGAATGTagtggaagagaagcggacgGAGGAGCGGCACATCACGGCACACATGGTGGacaaggcggtgcaggggTTGCCACGCTTCAAGACGTCTACTCACTTCCCATTCCATAGCCAACATGTTGCCTGGATTGGCACGGTGGGGGAGCTGACGGACAGCAATGTATTGCCGAAGGCCGACtcgctgctggagaacgACGCAACCCTTAACaaagccgctgccgctgccggctcGGAGAGCAACATCTCCGTGAAAATCACCCAAAAGGGTAGAAAACAGAAGCTTAcgcaggcggtggtgggaacacaccgcagcggccacgTTGCAGAGCAGCATGGCAGCGAAAAAGCTGACATCAAGGCACGATCCTCCACGCATGCCACACGCCGCCGCAACAAGAGAATTAAACAGGCAAACTTGGCTTCTCTCAAAGGAGAGCGACCAGACTCGGCGGAATACAGCGATGCCGTGCGGAGCAGAACTGCCAAGGCACTGCTGGCGGCATCGGAGGAAGGCGACCTGGTGGAGTGGTACAGCCTTCGACACGCGCTGCGTTGCACCCTGCCGTCCCTTCCCTGGCAAATTTTCCAACCGGACGAGCCAGAGTcggagcaggagaaggcgaCCATCGCAGGGGCGTCAGGGCCTGGGACGTTGCCTGTGCTCACGGCATCTGAGGTGAAGGCGGCCTCTTAG
- a CDS encoding N-acetyltransferase, putative (TriTrypDB/GeneDB-style sysID: LpmP.22.0430): MPPKNVKRNQRSSKQRDNFDEATIDALVKAIEGKTKKGTTKSQLKQKEDKSLKCVNGENYVLSEQMRDALLAQMHQSAAQEDQYVNVPVPLTEEEKEWQEVAPNKYIRYEQFGGSDEEMSFIVNLFTAELTEPYSSFTYQYFVFGWPDLCITAFGVESETKPDKTVVGDKVGAIVSRVTRKGPGMPLRGYVAMFAVVPSFRGYRLGSRLVSRTVELMRAKDCDEVYLETPTSNARALSLYLNLGFAKTKFLPRYYLDHSDAVRLKLWLKDAVPKPSPETAAVEGKADS, translated from the coding sequence ATGCCGCCCAAAAATGTCAAGAGGAATCAGAGGTCGTCGAAGCAGCGCGACAACTTTGACGAGGCCACCATCGACGCCCTCGTCAAGGCCATCGAGGGCAAGACAAAGAAGGGCACCACCAAGTCTCAGTTGAAGCAGAAAGAGGATAAATCGCTGAAGTGCGTGAATGGTGAGAACTATGTGTTGAGTGAGCAGATGCGTGACGCTCTGCTGGCCCAGATGCACCAGTCGGCTGCGCAGGAGGATCAGTACGTGAACGTGCCAGTACCACtgaccgaggaggagaaggagtggCAGGAGGTAGCGCCGAACAAGTACATTCGGTATGAGCAGTTTGGTGGCAGCGATGAGGAGATGAGCTTTATTGTCAACCTCTTTACCGCAGAGCTGACGGAACCGTATAGCAGTTTCACGTACCAGTACTTCGTCTTTGGCTGGCCTGACCTCTGCATCACTGCATTCGGCgtagagagcgagacgaAGCCCGACAAAACGGTTGTGGGAGACAAGGTCGGCGCGATAGTGTCGCGTGTGACACGAAAGGGCCCCGGTATGCCGCTGCGCGGCTACGTGGCGATGTTTGCCGTTGTGCCAAGTTTCCGCGGCTACCGTCTTGGAAGCCGCCTTGTCTCGCGCACAGTCGAGCTGATGCGCGCGAAGGACTGCGACGAGGTGTACCTTGAGACGCCTACGTCGAACGCCCGGGCTCTGAGCCTCTACCTGAACCTTGGCTTCGCCAAGACAAAGTTCCTGCCACGCTACTACCTTGACCACTCTGACGCCGTGCGCCTGAAGCTGTGGCTGAAGGATGCCGTGCCCAAGCCTTCCCCAGAGACGGCTGCCGTGGAGGGGAAAGCAGATTCGTGA